From one Lycium barbarum isolate Lr01 chromosome 6, ASM1917538v2, whole genome shotgun sequence genomic stretch:
- the LOC132599030 gene encoding U-box domain-containing protein 26-like, which translates to MPGSLDPLDVGIQIPYHFRCPISLELMRDPVTVCTGQTYDRQSIESWVATGNTTCPVTRAPLSEFTLIPNHTLRRLIQEWCVANRAFGVERIPTPKQPADPVLVRSLLHQAGAQSNHLNSRLNALRRLRGLARDSDKNRSVISANNAREILLSIVFSRMVPDSTLSELNHESLAILSMFPLSEPECVFVASDPDRVSYLVALLFHPSIDVRVNSAALIETVVAGMRSPELRAQISNADDVFEGVVGILNYPLAYPRALKVGIKALFALCLVKQHRERAVSAGAVEALIDRLQDFEKCDAERALATIELLSRIPSGCGALASHALTVPLLVKIILKISERATEYAAGALLSLCSASEQAQKEAVAAGVLTQLLLLVQSDCTERAKRKAQMLLKQLRDCWPDDSIIGNSDDFACSDVVPF; encoded by the coding sequence atgcctggaAGTTTAGACCCTTTGGATGTAGGTATCCAAATTCCATACCACTTTCGTTGTCCAATCTCCTTAGAGCTTATGCGAGATCCAGTCACCGTTTGTACAGGTCAAACATATGACCGCCAAAGCATTGAGTCCTGGGTGGCAACCGGCAATACCACGTGTCCGGTAACAAGGGCCCCACTCAGTGAGTTCACGCTTATCCCAAACCATACTCTTCGTCGGCTTATACAAGAATGGTGTGTTGCGAACCGGGCTTTTGGAGTTGAGCGAATTCCGACCCCAAAGCAACCGGCTGATCCGGTGTTAGTCCGGTCGTTGTTGCACCAAGCTGGTGCCCAGTCCAATCATTTGAATTCTAGGCTTAATGCTTTGAGGAGACTAAGAGGACTTGCTCGTGACTCAGATAAAAACCGATCTGTAATTTCAGCAAACAACGCACGTGAAATCCTGTTGTCTATTGTTTTCTCACGTATGGTTCCAGACTCGACCTTATCCGAGTTGAATCACGAGTCACTCGCGATTCTCTCGATGTTCCCTTTATCCGAACCTGAATGTGTTTTCGTTGCTTCGGATCCAGACCGAGTTAGTTACCTGGTTGCTTTGCTTTTTCATCCTTCAATCGATGTTCGAGTTAATTCAGCTGCTTTGATTGAGACTGTTGTCGCCGGAATGAGATCACCGGAGCTCCGTGCTCAGATTAGCAATGCAGATGATGTTTTTGAAGGAGTAGTCGGAATTTTGAATTATCCGTTAGCGTATCCGAGAGCGTTGAAAGTTGGAATTAAAGCATTGTTTGCTTTATGCTTAGTGAAGCAACACCGTGAAAGAGCGGTGAGCGCCGGTGCTGTTGAAGCGCTTATTGATAGATTACAGGATTTCGAGAAATGCGATGCGGAAAGAGCACTCGCTACAATCGAACTCTTATCAAGGATTCCATCAGGCTGCGGCGCGTTAGCCTCTCACGCGCTTACGGTGCCTTTGCTTGTgaaaattatactaaaaatatCGGAGCGTGCGACGGAGTACGCTGCCGGCGCGTTGTTATCGCTTTGTTCGGCGTCGGAGCAAGCACAGAAAGAGGCGGTTGCCGCCGGTGTGCTGACTCAGCTTTTGTTGTTAGTTCAAAGCGATTGTACAGAACGCGCGAAGAGAAAAGCGCAAATGCTTTTGAAGCAGCTTCGTGATTGTTGGCCAGATGACTCTATTATTGGCAATTCGGATGATTTTGCTTGTAGCGACGTCGTTCCGTTTTGA